Part of the Prunus dulcis chromosome 8, ALMONDv2, whole genome shotgun sequence genome is shown below.
acatattttctttaagGATTCGTAGGATTTGTATGCACGGTGGCATCAGTGTGATGAGGATAATTAAGCCAAAGTAAAGGCATATATAGGATAATTAAGCCTTGATGAAATGTGGAAATAATgagcaaagagaaaaagatgaaaagagagaaaaaaaaaaaaatctctctccAGATTCTCCACCATaaaccaaacaagaaaagtaCGTAGAAAAAGCATTCTTCATCTCGTGAAGGGGGGGTCGGTCGGTGGAAAAGTGTCGTCCTTGGATTAAAGCTTTTCAAAGAGAATAGTGATTTGGATGACAAAAGTAAAGATGTATGAAATGAAAGACCTTGACTTTGACTGGGAATTAagcaaagacaaagaaaaccaatgaatgagaaaaatataggaaaagaaaaggagaggaTTGAGCTCAAGAAAAGTAAGGTGAAAGGCATAGGGACATTAAGTAAATACACCAGATGCATTCAAATACTTTAGTTTCCATCAGcatttctgtacatatttccAGACCCTAGgctttattttctatttgtttagCCCTAGACTATTACATAGCTGTGTCACtcgttattttttttcaaaaatgctCACTCATAGCTTAGGATTTAGGCCAGAGACCAAAACCCCAGAGCTAAACTAGCCCTTAAAGAACGATTTTAAACATTAATCAACCATAAATTATATAAGTCATAGTCTCCGAAACTATACGAAATCCGACAAGAGAGGTGGAGATGGTAAATTGCTTGCTTTCACGGATAGTGATTATGCAGGAGATATGGAAGATAGGAAGAGTACAAGTGGCTATGTGTTCTTGCTAAGTTCTGGTGCTGTGTCATGGAGTTCGAAAAAACAGCCAATTGTTCGAAAAAATAATGCATCCAActaactcaaccaaaaaagtTGCATCCAATTAATGATGTTCTTAGAATAttgatacaaaataaattaggtgTTAAAAAGATATGTatttttgcaaaaataatgcatccaactaactcaaccaaaaaagttgcatacaaaataaattaggtgttaaaaaatatttaatatttgaatatgATCTATTACGACAAAGACTCATTGTCTTAATcatggtgattattcaaaagGTGTAACATCTTTGATACAatataatcaatttaattaaatttaattcttttgtgaaatttcaattttgcccttgggagCAGGGGTACTTTGGTCactttaaggaaaaaaaacatttattgtATGGCATTACGTAATGGTGTAagtttgtgttattttatacGAGGGACCATTTTAAGGTTAGCACAGGGCCCTCAAAATCTCCAGACCGACCCTGGTCAACACATCAAACTATTTACATCAAAAGAAGTTGAACCAGAAAGATAGTTCTTAAATCTTAATATTTGAGGCGGATGTGGGTGAAGCAAAAGCATGACAAAGGTGAGCTCCAACGGTCTGAACACGGAGAAGTTTCACGTAGGGCTGAGAAAAATATAGACCAATCAACCTCTTGTGTAGCAACATTGTAATATAGCGGGAGAAATAGTGTAAGCTTGATTTTTCACTCAAGTTAAATCATAATTCCTTGAAACTAGCAAGCAATGTGCACCACGTCTGCGCCATATGAGCTTTGGTATGGTTGACTGTTACCACAATGGgttttttaaaacattatTCAACCGTAAATTATATAAGCCATGTAGGAAAATCTAAACTAGCTTTAAACGACGATTTTAAACATTAATCAACCCTAAATTGTAAGAGTTGATTTAGTTGACTGTTGACAAAGTTTAAAGGAAGAGtgaatcaaattaaattttaaaggGCAAAGTAAGCCTCCTTACTCGATGAAAATAAGTAAAGTATTAagtattaacaaaataaagaaaatgtagGCGGGTGGAAATGATgagcaaagagaaaaagaagaaaagaaagaaacaaatatctATCTCTAGATTCTCCACCATGAACCGCATATTTGCTGGCTTTTGAAAGGCCCTCTAAAGCAAACTGTTAACCAAATTGTATTTCTTTTCAGATCCATTCCAGATCCattccatttccatttccaGATCCAACCATTCTCATAATCTCAggcttgttttgttttggtggtggtgttgttgCTAGAAATGGAAGCAGCAAGCATAGTTTTATCCCCTGCTTTGCAAGTGATCTTTGACAGATTGGCCTCCCCAGCCTTAAAAGTAATTGGTGATATGTTCGGTCTCGAGGACAACCTCAACAGACTACAAGATTCCTTAAAAAGGGTTGAAGCTATTCTTCAAGCTGCAGAGGATCAACAAATAACCAACACATATGTTATGTTTTGGTTGTCAAACCTCAAGAAAGCTGTTTCTGATGCTGAGAACCTTCTGGACTTCTGTATCGCTCGCTATGACAACAGGTATCTTAGAAATCCAATTTTAAAAGGCTCTCATgctgaaaaaattaaaaaggcaATCCACAGATTAGATAAGACGATAAATGAGGGATTCTCAACATTTAATTTTAGAGAGCTTGGCGTAGGAGATCGACGATCTATCCAAAGGGAGACTGGCTCTTGCATCGTCGACCCAAAGATATATGGAAGAGATGATGAGAAGGAGAAGTTAGTCAAATTGTTACTGTCTTCGGAAACTTCCCAGGATGGATATGCAACTTGTATTCCAATAATTGGTATTGGAGGAATTGGCAAGACCACTCTTGCTCAATTGGCATATAACGATGAGAGGGTCTCCAAACTCTTCGACTCTAGAATGTGGATTTTTGTTTCTGAGAATTTCAATGTCAAGAAGATTATGAAAGAAGCCATTGAGCGTGTAACAGAGGAGGAATGCAAATTGTCGGAGATTGAACCACTTCAGTCTCGGCTTTTGAAATTgctaaagaagaaaagatgtCTGATTGTGTTAGATAATGTTTGGACAGAAGACCAGGATGATTGGGACGAACTAAGACCTTTGTTTAGAGCGGGTCTTGTTGGATGCAAAATTATTGTCACCACCCGCAGTCAAAAAATTCCATTAATAATGGACTTCCCAAATTCaccattttatttaaatgGTTTGAAGGATGATGATTGCTGGTCTTTGTTCAAGCAGGGAGCATTTCTACgcggagaagaagagaagtatCCAAATCTTACACAGATTGGAAAGGAGattatcaaaaaatttggAGGAGTGCCGTTAGCTGCAAAATGTTTGGGAAGATCAATGCGCTtgcaaagagaagaaaaacagtGGTTATTTATGCGAGATTGTGAACTCTGGGAATCAGATGAAAGCCAACATAAAGTTTTCCCTGCCCTGATGTTGAGTCTACCCCCACATCTTAGACAATGCTTTGCATTCTTCTCATTATTTCCCAAAAATTATGAGTTCAAGAAGCAGAAGTTGATTCATCTATGGATGGCAGAAGGCTTCATTCCAAAAGAAGGAAGCAAGAGGCCTGAAGACATTGGTGAGGAATACTTTTCCGAATTGTTGTGGATATCTTTCTTGCAAGAAGTACGGCTACATGACGGTGGAGAAACAATTGGATACAAGATGAATGATATCATTCATGATCTTGCACGATATGTTGCAGGAAAAGAATATGTGGTACTTGAACAGGGTCGGCCACAAAATTGGTCACCAGCAGAGATTCGTCACGCATCTGTTGTTTATAGATATGGTGCAAGAATTACAATTCCAGAAACTCTATATGAAGCAGAACATTTGCGAACTCTCTTATTGATTGGAGATTCTGGCTCATTACAGAACGGAGATAAAATttattcaagttttgagtactTGCGAGTGCTAGATCTCAACAACTGTGATCTTGTTGATCTGCCGAATTCCCTTGGTGATTTGATATGTTTGAGGTATCTTGACTTGTCTTACACGCTCATCTCCAAGTTTCCTGAAAGCGTAGagtatctcttttttttgcaGACCTTAAACCTAACTTGTTGTCATAATCTTGAGATTTTGCCTTGTTTGGGATTAAACCTGAGACATCTTAACTTAAGTGGATGTGTGCGTTTGACTGGTATGCCTCCTCAAATTGGATCTTTAGTTAATCTTCAGACATTGCCACTTTTTGTTGTGCCGAAGGGGGCGGGGTATATTCAGCTGCAGCAAGGTTTAAATCTTTATGGGGAGTTGAATATTACTCGCTTGGAGAATATTACTCGCTTGGAGAATATTGACGTTGCTTCTTTACTGCCCCaagctttattttttcataggCAGTTATCTTCATTGGAATCAGCAAAACTGCGTAAGATGAAAAATCTTGATTCATTGGGATTATACTGGGGTCTTATTCCACAATTTATAGATTCATTCCCGAAACTACCTACTGCCCAACTTGAAGTAGATGTCTCAGGATCAGGTATAGCACGACAACCTGAAGAAGTTATTGAAGGTCTGCAACCACACAAAAATCTGAAAAAGCTAGTTATAAATGGGTATCCAGGAATCAAATTTCCTGATTGGGCTCTCCCAAATCTTGTCGCTGCTGAATTCACCAACTGTAGAAGTTGTGAACATCTTCCAGCCCTTGGGAATCTTCCGCTACTTAAGACGCTTTCTCTGCAAGGAATGCATGGCGTGCAGAGCATTGGTACAGAGTTCTATGGTGATGGTACATACATATGGTTTCCATTACTCGAAGAACTATCAATAAGTGATTTTGCAAACTTGAAAGAGTGGTCAAGTGCAAATGATGGAAATGCATTCCGTAGATTGAAGAAATTAACTGTAAAGAGTTGCCCCAAGTTAGCACATATACCGTTACCTCAGTCCCTTCAACATTTGGAGCTGCGGAATTGTAATCCTACAATGGTGCCCGTAGCAGATTTAAGTTTGCTGTCTGTTCTTATTATTGACAAAATTCCAGACCTAGTGTATCTCCCAGAAGGGCTCTTTGCATCAGCTAGTCTGTCTTCGTTGAAGATCTTGTCTTGCCCCAAGCTTCATTCAATGCCTTTGCATATGCAAAACCTTAGTTCTCTGAAATCATTGACCATTCGTTGGTGTGGAGAGCTGTCCTCTCTACCACAAAGTTTGCAGAACCTTAAAGCTCTGGAGTCACTGGAGATTAGTGGCTGTGGCAAGCTAACATCCCTGCCAGATGGTGGAATTGCAGGTTTGGCTTCCCTTCGAACTTTGTCCATTGAAAACTGCAGTGAGCTGACTTCTCTGTCGTCGAGTTTGGAACAGCTCACATTGCTTGAGGACTTGACCATCTTGGACTGTCCAAAACTTGGTTCTTTTCCAGCAGGTGTGCAACACCTCTCCTCCCTTCGAAGTTTGATGGTTTTGAACTGTCCTTGGTTTGATTCTCTGCCAGAAGGGTTGCAAAATGTCAAGACCCTGCACTGCTTGGAAATTAGTAGCTGCGGCAATCTAACAGCTTTGCCAGAATGGCTTGAGGATCTTGCTTCTCTTAGATCTTTGACCATATATGATTGTCCTAATTTGAAACTACTGCCACTGGGTTTCAAGCTTCTCACTAAACTCCAGCACCTCTCTATTCAAGAATGTCCTGAGCTTGAGGAAAGATGCAGACAACGTAGCGGTGAGGATTGGTCGAAAATAGCCCATGTCCCGCATAAGTACATTGGACCGCCTCAGGTAAAGCGGTCTGCCGAAGCGAGCACATCGGGAAGCTCTTCTGTCCAAGAATCTTCTCAGTAAGAAACTTCTATTTCATTGTCATCAACAAGCTATTATCATTATGGTAAGTCATTCCTCTTGGTATTATCATTATGTATTTCTATGTACAAGGCTGTTTTGAGAATCCTCTGATTTGGTATTGTATagatatcatattaattaaattccTGTGTTTTCGTCAACACTCCGTATAGGTGTTGTTGATTGATACTTTGTTTCGAAATGAGAACATTGTAGATATATGACTCTTTCAATATTAAAAAAGCATAAAAAGGCAACCTTGTATAATTAGTTCAAAAGTGTTACTTGTCTCTGTAAGTTGAtgaaatgaattttcttttgtggttTTGCCGCTGCAGGGCCGCAGGGGTTGGATGTTTTGAGGAGATAGTGGCCACAGGGGAAAGTTTATTGATGATAggctttttgggttttaatcGTTTTATACTTGCAACTGCCTCCCAAGAAGCTGTTTCATTGCTTAATGGCAGAATGGATTGGTGGAGCAACATTGGCAATGTGATGGAAGATTTAAGACGGTTGGTGGTCGACATGTACGTGACGGATGTTTTGTATCAACCTTGAGAGGGCAACGGTGTGGCGCATGCTCTTACTCAATTTGGCTTGAAGGAAGGCTCCAGTTTCTTTTGGACGGCACCACCTTGGCTGGACTGTCTTCTAGGGAAAGATAGGGATGTGGGGGTAGGgtgttttttatgtattttttgtggAGGTGTTGTGGTATTCTTTTTCCCTGTTTAGATTTTCCTCTTTGCTGGGATTTTTTATGGCAAAAGTTTTAACGAGGCCATTGTTTTTGCCCCCCTATACGTTTTCCTAGTTGAATGAAAttctccttttttattttaaaaaaatagggtTTACATGTCTCTCTTAATTTTGgttctgtttattttttatttaaataaagtttTAGTCATATTGCATTGTTGTATTGTAGATTTTTGCTTGATAGTTGCCATTTGATTGCTCATACAACAGCTCTCTTTGCTCGACAGCCATCATCCAATATGGTAACTTTTTTCCAGTTTTGTTGGTATGATTTCCAATTAACGTGAAGCTTCTTGTTCAAATTGTCTGGATTGAGAAATCTTCAGACAAACGCTCATCTTTATTTGCTGTTGGTTATCTTTgctcttttttaaaatgaaaaaaaaaaactctggCTTGTTTTGGTTTCAACTATTTGtacaatttcattttgttaaaGAGTTTTTACAATTTCAATGGTCAATCCATAATGGCCGTGGGATTTCAGGGTGAACACAGACTTTACAAGACCTCATATTGGAGTCACAGTAGGATGATTCAGTTCAGACGCCTGCAACTTCTCTGCCCAGCATGAATTGTAAAGAGAAAAGGAGTACAAATCCAAATTTTTGCTCTTCCAATAATCTCCACTTCGGATGGTGGAAGTTCCCTCTGAACTTTCTCAATTGAGAGCTGCAGTGAGTTATCTGACTTCTTTGTCATTGAGTGTGGCTTAATACAAGCCTTGGCACTGAACCTGAGAGTGGCCATTACCCCACGACAATTTAAAAGTAAGTAGGTGGTACACATGAATCGAGATCTTTTGAGTTAAAATCCTACAGCCGAATGATCCATTGAGCCTTGTCAACTTGTGgtg
Proteins encoded:
- the LOC117638412 gene encoding disease resistance protein RGA2-like, giving the protein MEAASIVLSPALQVIFDRLASPALKVIGDMFGLEDNLNRLQDSLKRVEAILQAAEDQQITNTYVMFWLSNLKKAVSDAENLLDFCIARYDNRYLRNPILKGSHAEKIKKAIHRLDKTINEGFSTFNFRELGVGDRRSIQRETGSCIVDPKIYGRDDEKEKLVKLLLSSETSQDGYATCIPIIGIGGIGKTTLAQLAYNDERVSKLFDSRMWIFVSENFNVKKIMKEAIERVTEEECKLSEIEPLQSRLLKLLKKKRCLIVLDNVWTEDQDDWDELRPLFRAGLVGCKIIVTTRSQKIPLIMDFPNSPFYLNGLKDDDCWSLFKQGAFLRGEEEKYPNLTQIGKEIIKKFGGVPLAAKCLGRSMRLQREEKQWLFMRDCELWESDESQHKVFPALMLSLPPHLRQCFAFFSLFPKNYEFKKQKLIHLWMAEGFIPKEGSKRPEDIGEEYFSELLWISFLQEVRLHDGGETIGYKMNDIIHDLARYVAGKEYVVLEQGRPQNWSPAEIRHASVVYRYGARITIPETLYEAEHLRTLLLIGDSGSLQNGDKIYSSFEYLRVLDLNNCDLVDLPNSLGDLICLRYLDLSYTLISKFPESVEYLFFLQTLNLTCCHNLEILPCLGLNLRHLNLSGCVRLTGMPPQIGSLVNLQTLPLFVVPKGAGYIQLQQGLNLYGELNITRLENITRLENIDVASLLPQALFFHRQLSSLESAKLRKMKNLDSLGLYWGLIPQFIDSFPKLPTAQLEVDVSGSGIARQPEEVIEGLQPHKNLKKLVINGYPGIKFPDWALPNLVAAEFTNCRSCEHLPALGNLPLLKTLSLQGMHGVQSIGTEFYGDGTYIWFPLLEELSISDFANLKEWSSANDGNAFRRLKKLTVKSCPKLAHIPLPQSLQHLELRNCNPTMVPVADLSLLSVLIIDKIPDLVYLPEGLFASASLSSLKILSCPKLHSMPLHMQNLSSLKSLTIRWCGELSSLPQSLQNLKALESLEISGCGKLTSLPDGGIAGLASLRTLSIENCSELTSLSSSLEQLTLLEDLTILDCPKLGSFPAGVQHLSSLRSLMVLNCPWFDSLPEGLQNVKTLHCLEISSCGNLTALPEWLEDLASLRSLTIYDCPNLKLLPLGFKLLTKLQHLSIQECPELEERCRQRSGEDWSKIAHVPHKYIGPPQVKRSAEASTSGSSSVQESSQ